In Juglans regia cultivar Chandler chromosome 13, Walnut 2.0, whole genome shotgun sequence, the DNA window TTGCAATTCAAATACACCCTCTGTGCCATACAAATTGTCCATCTTCAAAAGCTAACATTTTAACGTAATTTTGAAAAGTCCCATTATTTTGTACACCCATTTTGGAAAGTAGATATCCTTTCTGGGACATCAACAAAGGGAAGGTAAAAAAGCCTGAGGAAGTATAGTTTTAAGTTGGAGTTATAATCGGATCAAATTCAGATAAGAGTATGCTTAATCAATTAATTCGAATCTGATTTTCTGCATTAATCATGAAATATTATATGGTTACAAACAATAGTTTTGATGCATGAAACTTAAGCCTTTTTAGTACTTTCTATTAGCAAAAAATTTGGATCCAGAATCGATTTTCTATTTGTATTTGGATCCAAACTCGGCTATGTCTTTAAAGTATCAGTTGTTTTGGACTTGAACTTGGATTCAGGTACATGtggtacatacatacatacatatatatatatatatattatgtaaaggCTGTATATATTACTGCAACTTTGGTGTCTTTAAACCCAGCTCTGTATTTAAAGTATCAGCCCTATTCTACATGGGAAAACTGAAATGAATGACTCAAGTACGGGAAAACCTGGACTTACATTTGTCAATTCGAAGTATGGTCTTAAAGCCTTCTCCATGCCTTTCTGCATGAACACAGTCCTCTCTGGAATTTCCCCTAGCAGTAAGCGAACAATGATAGCCCACTTGTTGCATTGAACTCGAAAACCAAGTGCTGCAACAGGGGCTTTCCGAGCAGCTTGTAGGAGGGATTCTTTTGCATCTGTATACTCCAACTGAATTGTCCTGATCTTTCCTAGGTAAAAGAGGTAGCGGCAGAACTGGACAATAGAATGGTTAGTGTCAGAATGTGCAGCTTATAAGTGGAAACCTTTGAAATAGACATAAGCCTCTGGTTGACTGGTGTAATCAATGCATCAGTGAGATTGGCAACTAAAACAATCCTCCAATCCCActcaaaaaggggaaaaaaggatAGTGCCTTGTTCTATGGCAACTGGAtctctcatatttattttttcaaaaaatcccaaaattttcacatattttcCAATTCCCTATAAGTTATGGACCAAGATTAATTTTATGCCAATATGTTACAAAAGTACCTAGTAAACACCAGTCATGggatataattaaaaaagaaaaaacagtgaTGGGATAATGAGGGGATGGCTCATATTAGCTGtcgagtggggtccactattaaaaaactaatttttttcatgtgaatcccatgttttattcacttttttcaaagcgattaggCGGCAGTTGCACAATTCAtggttgcaaatatcttttctcaatgGACATATAGCTACATGGTAAAAACAATTGAAATTTACCTGCTGATTTGAATGGGCTTCAAATCGAGGTGCCTTTGACCTAAGCTTCTCTGCTTGATCAAATAAGTTGTAATGAAGGTAGTTGCGAAGCAACAAGTTAAGAAGTGTTTCCTGCATTGCGCCATTCCACATATAAGAAAGTAGTAATATAAACGCCCATGCCTCTTCAACAGAAAATTACCTGACCCAACTCATCATGGCGCAGGGTTGCAATTCGGTGCAGAGCAAGGAGGTTACTGTTAATGCAAGTGTGTCTAAGTTAGTCATTGATCGATAAGAATCAAGTATTCATGACATAGAAAAACTCACCCTCGAATTTCAGCAAGATCTCCAGTGAGCTCATAGCAAAGAGAGTAATAGAAGTAGAGCCTGGATGCTAGGACATCAACAGTTCTCCTATTCAGGTTCTTCAGTCGGGCAATGCTTGCTGAGGCACAAGCTTTTGCCTGAGAGACAACAATGTGATGTTTTACACCATATGTCCAGGGTTATTTCTTTTTAACACCTCAATCTATTAATGTTACCTCATTGTATCTCTTCTGATCAATCAGAAATATTAGGATGAGCAAATAGCAGTAAATCTCCAGCTCTGGTAATGAGTGTTTGCCAGGAGTTTGAGTTGTGGATGTTGCAGTGTCAACATCCATGTCATGTACATTGTCCTGTAACCAATCCTCAATAGTTGAAgtgcttttttttaaaaaaaaataggaaagcattcattctattaataaaagtaaggcatagcccaagtacacgggtcATTTACAAGAGAACCACCTAGCTAGAATTATAAACCAATTCCCATAATTGAAGTgtttaaaaacatgaagaatATTTGACATATAAACTATGACTGGCGAATTAACAATACGTATTTCTTGGGCTTTGGCCTCTCGGCAGGACAGGGAGGCAATCCTCAACTCAAAATCCCAGGGTTTTGGGGTATCTGGTCTAAACTCTGCCCCATAATGTCCCATAATTATTTACCAAAGTATAGCTGCCATTATTATACGGCAGGAAAGCTTAAGATATGATCTAATTCCCTAGATTACACACTGTGCATCCCTCTGCCCGTACCTTTATGCTCGGATTATTACTCCAAAACTACATATCATTCCATGCACAAACATGCAACTTTTATCGACAACAGGAACTACAAGAAGAACCAAAATCACAAGGCCATCAACGTTACCTTCGGAAGATACGAGGACAACCGACTGTGCAACTCAGATCCCGGGGCGACAGCGAAACCGAGGAACGCAGAAAGAACCTGCGCATTTAACTTCCGCCTCAGGGCCATGGTGAGTCGGACCACACGCACAATTCGTCGGACCTCCCGGGCATACGCACCAGTCTCAATGAGAGACGCAATCTCCTTCAAATCTGAAGCATTACCCATAAAATACAGATTTCGCCCAATCCAAATCAAACATTCAAACTTCAACACCAATTTTCGAGTATGAAAAACGCAATCAAACCCCAACTAAtcaatttagaaatttaacAAGAAGAACGGAGATTTAGAcccaaaatacatataatatactttACTGGTATGTAAGGATGATCTTACGGTGGAGAGTTGacggaggagaggaagaagctGAATTAGAGGGAGCTGGGAGCTCCTTCATCTCTACGTCTTGGGTCATGTTCGACGGAAGTTTGACGGAAATAGACCTTGAACTGGGCTGGAGATAGGGTTTCGCCTACTTGTTCAACACTCCAAGTCGAGAAGAGATGGGAGATAGAAATGGGGAAGGAAAGGAATTagatgaaagaaaaggaaaaatgttaaAACGACAAGGCGAGCTGTATTAGCCAAAGTTAAAAaggatatttttaataaatatgaaatggattttacttgttattatatttatatattcacattggaataatttttttttatatatcattaaaataaaataaaatgaatttgattttgattattcatatcaaatttttacattgaattatctatttattcattatataataaggagtaattaataatttaaaaaatatttaatttttttaattattattttatttaattttattatatttgaccattctacctattatatattaattagtaattatattctgattaaattatgttaattagtaatcatattctaaaaaaaaaaaaaaggtctagtACCATGCGAGGCCCCTCAGCACATGAGTCGTGcattaatggtttttttttttttttttgagtaaactGAAGCCGtgcattaataattatttagaaaatatagacattTACTTGAAAATAGTTAATTTACTTGAATCCGTACCCCTCAAATAGTTAATTTACTTGAAGTCATGCCTCCCAAATATCACTTGATGATATTACTTTCATTCAACTTGAAAGTAGATATGAAAGAGagaataaatgataaaatatacatttggtGTATCTATTTTGATGTTCATTGTAACTAAAGtccaaatatttagattttaactaatctattgtgatgatattttgggatctaatagctaaatatatgatggatttagcttttagctaatttATTGATGATGCTCTAAGTATTGGCAATGGTAAACcattgtcaagtctaaaatttgactaaagcTAAAATTATTGGAGATATTAAAACACATTGAACTATCCATccaaaagtcaaaataaaaatataatattagatattttaataataatttttttaaatattttgtaaatacactctatatattaattagtaatttaatttttacttaagattattgtttcccaactatttttttctttaacctaattatccaatagttgcatttgagaatattttgagtaaaatattgtttttgagATGATTAGTGCTGACTAAATTTGGAGAAAGTGATGAATTTATTGTAACTCAAAAGTGGAGCGTATGTTTGGTAAGTGAGAGTACTTCActtattctttactttattattactttttacctacttttctactattcattacttttcacctactttttactactattcaatattttattattactttttcattactttttcactactattcacaaacattcacaacacttctcaacacttctcaccatccaaacataCCCTAGTTTTGACTACTCAAGTGCAAATCACTTTTGAGTTACTTAACCAAAATTTGGCTAGGCATTGCCATTAGGCCAGTGCTCTTAGGCCCTTAAAGAATAAAGACGGTTGAAAACCTTTATactatttctcaaaaaattttaaaatgtctcaaaaatgaaaaacgATTTCATCTGTTCaatctaaacatatttaaagaaattttctGCTAAGAATTTtcacttataatatttttattttagtgaaaatataaatataaatctcaaaatgattttacaaaaataaaaaataaagattatttttattctccttGTTTCGGAAGTGTTTCGCATGCACAGTTGGACCTCCTCAAACAACTAGGAGTTAGCTTCCTTCTTACACAAACACAATTTAAAGATGACTCAGAGTTGATCTGGGGATCCTTCGATGCCTAAATCAGTTTTCTCTATCGAAATTTTGATAGAAGTTTATGCCTCCTCTTGGTAGTTTGCTTTTATACCAAGTATGGGAGAGCATCTTGCATAGGTTGCTAGGGGTAGTCCCATCACCTTCATACTCCGGCCGCCTTAGGCATTTTAATGCAACATGGTGTATTGGAAAAAGGTAACTAATGCGGCATGGGTATCTGACAAATACGTCGGTGACCTCTCAGCCTATATCAGTGGCGCCTGCCTTTTCCATTTTCAGGATGCGTGTGATGGTTACTTATTCCACACGTCCTCCAACAGCCGCAACTCACAAGTGCCTGGGACGTGCCTAAGGCAATCAATGTGACGTTGCATACCGGAGAAAGGTAACTGATGGTCTCCAAATGATCACTCCCAAGTGTAGAAGTCGATTGTAATAATAAGGAAATCCCAATGTCATTTCCACAAGGACAAGGGTGTTTCAAACACTTCAATGCCCACGAATTTAGAAATCAAAgtataagaagaaaaatgtttaaaaatcagACAAGTGGagaatttgttttgatatgaaagTGGTTATTACACAATGAACTATTTACTGTCAATGGAATGTATGTTTGAGCATGGGGGATTTCAGATTCACAATCGTTGGGAAATTGAAATAACTAATAAACATCAATACTCAAGAAAGTAaagcaattaaaataaaacaatggtAACTCTTGATTTTACCAACTTCAGATTAGAAAAACATTCAGGATTTAAAGGCAAAGATTAATGTAAAGGCAATTTGACAAACACTTAGGTTGCGAGGTATTACTTCCTCTGATTCAACATTTCACAAGAATTTATGGGTACCACTCATCAATTACTAACtcaatcaaaatattaataactcAAAAATTTGGAAATACATGTTCAGATTTCTTTGTACCAAAACTTAGAAAATTCCTCATTATAGCTACAACTAGATTTTACTTTAACATTCGGCTAAAGGAAACCTTGATTAATTCAAGATTCTGTTGTGCCTTATgtcaataatagaaaaagagCAAGCGAATCTTTCAAACTCccaatttttagaatttgagtTTCAACAACATGAAGCATAGAATGTTTACAAAGATTCATAAAATATTGAGGAAAAAAGGAAGCTTTTACCGCAACCCAAGTTTTAGACTTAGTTGATCTTCCCCATTGTGAATGTGAAAGATCGACACAAGAAAAATCCTAATTTCCTTCGATGATTTGCTATAGAATGtaaaaacagagaaacaaacTTTTGCTCCAAACCAACACACCCTCTCTGTTATTTCTGCCCCTTTTTATACCCATTTCCagcttctctttctctctctgtgccACTAATTCTCCTTTCTCCAGCATGCTCCCGTAACCGTTTCACCctttccctttctctctttcttcttgatGGTTTTGTCTgaagctttcttttttcttcttcttgggtCAACTTTCGTGGGCCTTACTCCTACACTATATACTCTTAGTTAGTTTAGACTTTATTCAAGCCTAATAACCTGAGCCCATGTTCATTCTTTTAAGGGATAAATAGTCGTTTCACATGCCACAGGTCCAGTTGCCATACCGTGTTtgattaatactattttttaacaaataaagcTTACTTAACTAGTGTACTAAGAGTATTAATAACAATATAATTGCTCATTTATCACACCCTCTAACTGActttttgctagtctctagcaaataaAGTGATTGACATCATAGAAAAAGGAGGTTACCAACTGTTTTTCctctaaaaccaaaaactcatgCTATGAATCAAAACTTACTGAGGTTAAAAACACTAGAAATAGATTGATCAGAAATTTAGTGCCAAGAGAAAGGTTTATACACTGTATAGTCAATCAACTGAGAGAGATAAGTGTAATAAAGTCTTGCTTTCCTTTCAGTGCCTGGGTGTAGGTTCAGAATTCCAGAATCGACTACCAAGAGGCATTAGAAGTTTCAACCACAGTAGTTGATCTGAGATGATCACATGGTCTTACTCTAATTCAAAATCATTGTACTGTTGGCTTTCACGTTATTACACTTTAAAATGCTCATTCTTTCTTATTTGTGGAAGGCCCAATAATAGGTAGTCTTTTCCAatacacaaaagaaaaactatgtatgagtgttttttttttttttttttaatctttgacTTGTCCCTTTTCTCATTTGATTCATTTCTTTATCGGGTTTTTTTCCTAAGCCATTAGGATATGGTTCATTGGAGCCTCAAACAACTAAAGTGTAAATCAACAAGTAATGACACACTGGTGTCTTTCTATTTATTCTGAGCATGTATGTGTGTGCTCAGCCAGACTTTGACATCTATCCCTTGGTTTAAGCAACTAAATAAAATGGATAAACTTCCCTTTTGACCTAAATTCTAAATCAGATTGAATTTTAAGTGTTTTATAACCTCAACAAATTAATTCAAAGCACAACATGTTCGAAAATAAGGATGTTAATTTGCTACTGACTCATTAACAGTACTTCCAAGGGTGGATCAAAATGTGTCTAAGGCATGCAAAACTAAGTTCTCTCCCCCTTTTAATAGACTGTAACATTGTCTTCAATGATGCAAAACAACTAGAAATGTATGAGAAAAATAACATTGCAATGAAAGAGTTTgagcaacaaaagaaaacatctaaaggaaaagaaaaccagaagacaaagaaaaaaatatttgtggaagaagaagagaaaataccTGATTGAGTTTGAAGAAGACAACTAAAGAAAAACTAAATGACCAAAACATAAAAGAACTAGTTGacatatcaaaatatcaaatcaaCTTGATTCTAGAACTGCATTATTATTTAGGCCAAGCAAATGGAGAGTAGACTCTTTAGGTGAGAAATTAGAAATGAAAGGCTTGAGTTTTTGACCTGAACTTTGAAAGTGTTGCCACTATGAGGCTTCATGATCTCCACAGCACCGAGGAGAAAAACAATTTTGACCATATATGGACCACTCAATCGAGACCTTAATTTGATAGGGAACAAGTGTAATCGAGAATTGTACAATAACACTTGTTGATTAGGCTCAAAGGTTTTATGTTGGATATGTCTATCATGGAATTTATTCAACATTTCCTTGGACAACTTGGAGTCATTGTAAGCATCCATTCTATGCTCATCCAATTCAGCCATTTGTTATTTTCTTACAAAGTTAGCCTTGTTAGTGTTAAAATTGAACTGTTTAATGGCCCAGTATGTCCTATGTTCTAACTCTACAGGCAGATGGCAAGCCTTACCATAGACTAGTCTATATGGAGACATGCCCAAAATGGTTTTATAGGTTGTTCTGTTAGCCCAAAGAGCATCAGATAAACGTAGTGACTAGTCATTTTTGTTAGGGCTAACTGTTTTCTCaagaatgttttttattttcttattggtTAGTTCAGCTTGTCCATTGGTTTGAGGATGATAGGGTGTAGAGACTTTATGATGGATGCCATACTTTTTCATTAAAGCAGAAAATGTTTGTTGCGAAAATGTGTGCCATTATCACTGATTATGGTCTTAGGCATGCCAAACTTTGCAAAAAtgttttcctttaaaaattttaaaataacctgATGATCATTGTTTTTGCAAGGAACTGCCTCAACTCacttagaaacataatcaacagCAAGTAAAATGTACAAATAGCCATAAGAAGAGGGAAATAGACCCATTAAGTCTATTCCCCAAcagtaaaaaatttcaatcactaATATAGGCTGCATCAGCATCATATTTCTCCTAGTGATTTCTCCTAATTTTTTACAAGGTTCACAGGCCTTGCAAAATCTATATGCATCTTTGAACATAGAGGGCCAATATAACCCACTCTGAAGGATTTTGGCTACTATTTTGTGGGCTAAAAAATGCCCACCACAAACTTCTGAATGACATAAGGATAAAATACCAGAAATTTCAGTATTAGACACACACTTCCTAATAATCTGGTATGAGCAACACTTAAATATGTATGGATCATCATAGAAAAAATACTTAGCTTCAGCCTTTAATCTTTTGATGTCCTGAGTAGTCCATTGATGATGAGTTTTTCCTGTGACCAAAAAATTCACAAGGTCAGCATATCATGGTAAAGTTTCAACTGAAAATGATTGTTCATAGGAAAATAGTCAGAAATTAAAAGAGATTGTTCAGAAATTTCAGATGTAGGCCGAGATAAATGATTTGCCACTACATTTTTCACCccatttttgtcttttattgtgAGATCAAACTTCTACAACAGGAGAATTCACCTTATAAGTCTCGATTTTGTGCCcttctttgaaaataaaaatttcaatgttgcATGGTTAGTGAAGATTATAACAAGTAAACCAAGAAGATATGATCTAAATTTGTCCAAGGCAAAAACTATAGCAAGTAATTCTAACTTGCTATGTCATAGTATATTACATGTGGCAGCTTATTTCTTCTCTGCCTAAGGACAACCCCTACAGCAAAGTTGTTGGCATCACACATTAGTTCAAAAGGGAATGTCCAATGAGGAGGCTGAATGATAGGTGCAGTggtgagaaatgattttaattgaTCAAAACAGTTTTGACATTCATTGATCCATTCAAACTTGAAATCATGCATTAGGAGTTGGCAAAGAGGtttagagataaaattaaaattctttataaatctTCTGTAAAAACCAGCATGACCTAAAAAAGATCTAACATATTTTACACTCTTAGGCACAGTCAAGTTtgaaattaaatctattttagcCTTATCAACCTCAATGCCTCGTGAAGACACAATGTGTCCAAGAACTACGTCCTGCTGAACCATAAAATGACGTTTTTCATAGTTTAACAGTAACTATTTTTCTTCACACTTGGTTATAACAACTTGTAGGTTAGTCAAGCAAGCatcaaatgatttttcaaaaactgaaaaatcatccataaagACTTCTACAATATCTTCAATTAAGTCACTAAAAATGCTTAGCATGTATCCTTGAAAATTGAATGGGGCATTACTTAACCCAAATGGCATTCTTTTAAAGGCAAAAGTGCGGCCACTCTTGTAGGCACTAATTCCCCCTCGTTATTTTCTATCATAGTCACACCAGATTTTTTTGAAACAACTTGGATTGGATTAACCCATTTGCTGTCTGTAATGAGATATATGATGCATTtgtctaataattttaaaacttcaGTTTTTACTACTTCCTTCATTGTAGGATTTAGTTTCCTTTGCATCTCCCTAATAGGTTTTGAGTCCTTTTCTAAATATATCCTATGTGTGCAAATAAAAGGGCTTATACATTTGATATCAGCAATGGACCAACCAATGGTTGCTTTATGTTGTTCCAAAACTGTCAGCGACTTACCCTCTTGGTCAAAAGTTAGCTGAGCAGAGGTCACTACTAGAAATGAGTTATCAGGACCTAGGTAAGCATATTTTAGCTCTGATGGTAAGAGTTTTAGTTCCAACACTGTGATCTTTTCTGTGGAAGGCTTTACAGATGCTGGCAGTGATGGCAATGGCTAAAATTTGAGCTTCCACTGCACCTCAGTGGAGTTTCCTGCAGCACGAGCAGAGGAAATATTATTAGTAGAATCAATTAAATCAATGGA includes these proteins:
- the LOC108993405 gene encoding probable 26S proteasome non-ATPase regulatory subunit 3 yields the protein MTQDVEMKELPAPSNSASSSPPSTLHHLKEIASLIETGAYAREVRRIVRVVRLTMALRRKLNAQVLSAFLGFAVAPGSELHSRLSSYLPKDNVHDMDVDTATSTTQTPGKHSLPELEIYCYLLILIFLIDQKRYNEAKACASASIARLKNLNRRTVDVLASRLYFYYSLCYELTGDLAEIRGNLLALHRIATLRHDELGQETLLNLLLRNYLHYNLFDQAEKLRSKAPRFEAHSNQQFCRYLFYLGKIRTIQLEYTDAKESLLQAARKAPVAALGFRVQCNKWAIIVRLLLGEIPERTVFMQKGMEKALRPYFELTNAVRIGDLELFRNVAEKFSSTFNSDRTHNLIVRLRHNVIRTGLRNISISYSRISLADVAKKLRLDSANPIADAESIVSKAIRDGAIDATIDHANGWMVSKETGDIYSTNEPQFAFNSRIAFCLNMHNEAVRALRFPPNSHKEKEGAEKRRERQQQEQELAKHIAEEDDDEF